The genomic region TTTAGTGTGTAGTGTGTCTCTCAACAGGCAGCTTGTGTATGAACTTAACATATTTAGTGTGTAGTGTGTCTCTCAACAGGCAGCTTGTGTATGAACTTAACATATTTAGTGTGTAGTGTGTCTCTCAACAGGCAGCTTGTGTATGAACTTAACATATTTAGTGTGTAGTGTGGCTCTCAACAGGCAGCTTGTGTGTGAACTTAACATATTTAGTGTGTAGTGTGGCTCTCAACAGGCAGCTTGTGTGTGAACTTAACATATTTAGTGTGTAGTGTGGCTCTCAACAGGCAGCTTGTGTCTGAACTTACCATATTTAATGTGTAGTGTGGCTCTCAACAGGCAGCTTGTGTGTGAACTTAACATATTTAGTGTGTAGTGTGGCTCTCAACAGGCAGCTTGTGTGTGAACTTAACATATTTAGTGTGTAGTGTGGCTCTCAACAGGCAGCTTGTGTGTCAACTTAACATATTTAGTGTGTAGTGTGACTCTCAACAGGCAGCTTGTGTGTCAACTTAACATATTTAGTGTGTACTGTGGCTCTCTTTCCAGAAGATAATGGTTTGAACATAATGTTTCTTTCGTTTCATGTTTCTCTAATGTAATCTAACATACAAGACTACATTaagaactttaattatttttatgttggttggattttgcgcaaaactatttGCAGACTAGCTGCGTGAGCAGTCCATAATTTGCAAGTGATAGTGCAGTCAAAGCTTTTCACCCTCAAGTGTTGAACTACTTTAACGAAACAGGGGTATTGACTGTCCCCAATAATGTCCCAAACACTGAAAGAGCAAATGTATGCGGTGACGGAATTCGAACTCGTAACCCAAAGGTTTGGAGTCTAATGCCTTAATGTCACCCGctaggacagaggtaagtctacggatttacagcgctgaAATCAGGAGTTCGGATCCCCTCAGTAGACACAGAAggtagccagatgtggctttactagAATAAAACATAAACTAATTCTGTAACCATCAAGCCATACTAgggttatttttataaatatttggatATCACAaatctatttaaacattttctgacGAGGTAATTTGCGAAGAAAGTCATTAGAATTTTTAGGTATTTTGGATGtgggttataaaaaaaaatctgaaatcgACATCTAGCATACGGAGTATACAAGAATTGTGTTGAAATATATCTGTTTATCAAACTATTATTTAAGTGATTGCATTGTGAGGAATAAAACACTTTTAGGATcaaaaattaaccatttttttctgttgttcaGTATAGTCAGCCAAGCGTATTGCGTTTATTAATATAACATGCATGTATCAAAGGAAATTAACCTACTTTACATTGTCTCACGATTGTTGCTCATAACAGTGAACTTGGTGCCTGTGGTGCCTCGACATAAATTTTTCGTCACAAACTACGGGATATCGGAACAAAAACCTTTAAACAGAACACCTAGCTGgggaaaaaattatacataatatttttattcgacACTCTAGTATAGACGAATGTTTAAAACGCCGCTTGTCGTAAAGTAAGTCAGGGTTCCTGCGACCCCACTACAAAACGCGTGCGCTAATGACCTAGTTTTGACGTACATCAACCAAGCTAGTTACCTTTTGTGTCTCGTCAACCTAACTTCTAGTGACCCAACCTTGCCCTTACTTTTAACAGTTTAGGTTAACAGTTCATTTCCAAATGGTCGGGAGAAATATATTAAACGGAGCAGTAAATACACAGTTATTATTAAAAGCATTTGATGTTTACGGTATTATGGTTCACGTAAAAGACTTTTTTCAATGATTAATTTAACACATGACAAGCGGTGACTCAATAACGTTGCACTACTAGCAAAAAAGAAGTGGTTTCTGCCTTTGCGTGGTGTTTTAATGTGATAACATACATTTAAAATCTCTGAAGTTGTATTCATGTTTACCTTTGAAAAGTAACAGAAGCgctgtaatttaaaattttcaaagtttaaattCGAACAAAATACGtcgtttgttattttaatcagCCTAGCCGTTTCAAACTAGCTTGAAAGGGCAGCCGCATAATCAGAATTTCTAGCGCGTGACGCTTCTCGTTTATGATTCGAGGTTAGAACGTTTGTAGCTCTTCGTTGGAGCGGTGTTGTTTTACTCTTACCCTGTGTACGTGTGTTTATGGCCTACTGAAACATCTTGATGTGTTTTCCGATCTTCGTTGTTTTTATTAAGATTATtcttttttatgataaattaaatgaattaaaacCGTCTTCGTCTTAAAATCTTAAATCCAAAATTAAGTGTAGACAATGTCTTCCGATCGTTCGCTTCCAAGTTCTTCAAGAGCAACAACAAGCAGTGACCGCGGAAACGACACTCAACTAGCTGCCTCAACAGTTCAAGATCGGGAATTtgaacaaaaagaacaaaaaataaatcctAAATTGTCAAAAGCTCTCAGCACTAGTGCTAAAAGGTGAGAATGTGGATACAGTTTTACcgtcaaataataattaaaattttaaaatgaggtTGACTGTTTTGTGCTGGATAATTTACGTGTAAACAACAATGACACGTATAATTCGGTGCTAGTAATATAAGGCTTTACTAAGTAATCTTTCACAGCCTTTCTCAATGATACGTAATTTAAGAATCTTAGGCCTACTTGTCTAAGGCTTGTAATCTTCTAAGGCTTCTGTTTCTGTATCGTTGTAAAGACGTTAAGTTAGCTCTAATGCACAAGTCAcacccactgtttatttttaCATCTGGCGTGGTTAATAACTCTAATTCTAAAAGGTGGCACTGGATCAGTGGGTGTTATTCTTACTCTACGTTTACTCATAGTGTTGAAATACCAGACAAGTGTCTGGTTTTAGTGCTtttctgattttagtgttaagtAGCATGATACCTTGGTGGTAGGAACAATAGGTGGTTTTCAAAACAATTTCAACTTTCCATTTAATAGGTACTGACCGAAAATAAAATGTAGATAATAGAGTATAGTTATTTCCAGTATAaacttaataataacaaagtacaagtattttataaacaatattttagttaaaacaaaattttttattgtataaatcaGAATTATTTCAGTAAGAGAatgcaataatttatttattttgaaaagccaCAGAACTTCATTAAGTTTGTATCAACAATCTAGGATCCAGAAAGAACTGGCGGAAATTACACTTGATCCACCACCAAATTGCAGGTAGGATAAACATGTTCATGTTCATACATGTtcttatgtatttaaataaattgtagaATAACTAACACTATTCACAGTTTCTAACAGGCATGTACTATTAAATAGTTGGATGTGTAACCCATGTTATAGAAGAGCTAACGGTAGTCACAGTTTGTAACAGGCATGCACTAGTAATGGTTGGATGTATGTATGATCTATGTTGTAGAAGAGCTAATGGTAGTCACAGTTTGTAACATACATGTACTATTAATGGCTCGACATGTAACCCTTGCTGTAGAAAAGTTAACAGTAGTCACAGTTTGTAACAGCTATGTGCTATTAATGGTTGAATGTGTAACATGTTGTAGAAGAGGTAATCTCGTCACAGTTTGTAACAGCAGAGATGCCagccattacgattttggtgtatacatttctactatacgctcatacagacaaatattacgacttgttgcagctCCCAAATTATGATATATTAGATAGGCCTATACaacaaagtgataaattgttccccccaggtcttgaaaggggtgaaaagaaaatttctagtgagatacaaatacattttgatgataaataaaagacatagtccaaatggctacttgcgatagtcatgtttgtgcttgaaataataaattatatttgtatctccgacgtctaccaatagtttgaatgcggtgcttctccatactgggtacgtgggggaatccatagttacgtcatcagtgcttgtcagccaatcagcgctcgcgtagatgagTATTTcacgttttctaagcggcatagaaacaccaatgtgatcgttcaCAAGTTCGAAAAAAAAGAGatctcgttcaccagattgtcttgtttctggcaaatctaaaaggactaaaactgtaaaagggctctgtctacaatgattatgctcagtcatttgaaatagttggcatctgtGTAACAGACATGTACCATTACTGATTGGATGTGTAACACATGTTGTAGATGAGCTAACGGTAGTCACAGTTTCTAAGAGACATGTATTATTAATGGTTGGATGTGTAAGCCATGTTGTAGAAGAGCTAATGTCGTCACAGTTTATAACAGGCATGTACTCTTTATGGTTGAATGTGTAACCTATGTTGTAGTAGAGCTAACGGTTGTCACAGTTTGTTACAGGCATGTACCATGCGTAAGCAGTTGCGTTTTTTATtggaagttttgtatttttcatatatttcagtTGAATGGTCTTATTTTTTACGTTGCTACTAATTGTTGATATTGGACGTTATGGGTGGTAATTGATTAGAGTGTAGTAAATCCTAGGACAATTAGGTTCACCTGTATTTCATACATCGTGTATTAAGAATCAATGACGTACTTAAGCTTTCTGTAGTTTTTAGCTATgactgttttatgttttctttcatcttatttcagttttgtattagtattaattttattgtgttgCTACATATATATTGCATGTAATATTCCCCCCCTCACATATGTTAATTGATATGCTACTTTGTATTTGTGGTACTTAAGAAATATGTTGACTTTCTGTTTGTAACAATATGTGTTCCATAAATAACTTGAGGTGCGACAGAAATTGTATTATGGAGTTAAAATGAATTTCTTAGACTCTGATTGACTATACGAGAAGAAAGTGACTGAAGAGAGTTTTACAAAATGTAGAACAAGCTTTATTTACCAGAAACACAATAAAAGCATCGACTGCCCATGTTTTTGTAATAGAGCTCTGTAGTTGTTGGCCACTCCATTAAAAAACATATCGCATATCTTTTCGATAGAAGTTGATGTCAGTGGACCAAGTTGAAGTTGATAACTTGTAGAGATTGTTGATATTAACTGTCTCTGAGATTTATTAGGAAATGATTACACCTGCCATTAAGTGTACTCCAACTATATGAATCTCAGTAATATTTCTCACAAGATAGTGTACGTGATGCTTAAGGGCAGTGATCTAGTTCAGCAGGTAGGTAGTGCGTAAATAATTTAGTCACTTAGCCAACGTTTCATTTCTATTGCTACGTACAGAGTTAAATATGTGGAAAAGTTGAAAATTCCTGGTAACACAAAAGATAAGAAACCGCTGATTTGCATATCGACAAGATTATATGGTGAAATTCACTTTTTATACTGTGAAAAGCATCTGAGTTGTTAATATCAAATTCAATGTCTTTAACTTGTATTCTACCTGTTATGCTGTTTATTTCAATGTACAGCCATCTTGTTATATAAAATGGGGACCAAGTGTTCTACACTTAAGTTTAAATTTGTCAGTTCGATtctcttaacataaaaattattgaattatcGATGATTTAGCTGTCACGTGAATGGCatgggtctcgggttcgaatcctcgtcacaccaaacatgccctttcaactgtgggaacgttataatgtgacggtcaatcctatggtggtgggtggtgatgactagttgccttccctttagtcttacactgctaaattagggacggctagcgcagatagccatcgtgtagctttgcgcgaacttccaaacaaactaaaatttataCTTAATACACagatattataacatgaaaaaataaagcatttaaatGTGCACTATATCTTCgtaatgaacaatttaaaattacaatttgtatgtgtgtgaagGGAAAGGAGACTAGTGCGAGTCTTAGTGTAAGAACAATTAGATAATAAACTACAAACGTTGTATAATCTTCCATAAATTTTATCTCGTTTCCTGCACctgtttcttaacattttaattgtattttaaagctTTTTATTTGCAGAAACCTAATATAAAATGAGTTAAAGGTAATTGTATTGAACTATATATATAGTCCTGATTATACTTGtacattaaataacatatattatgtactgggttttttttttttttagttctcaCCCACGTTGGTAGATGGCTGTGATAAGAaattctttattgttgttgttgttttgaattaagcacaaagctaaacaatggactatctgtgctctgcccaccacgggtatcgaaacccggtttttagcgttgtaaatccgcagacataccgctgagccactggggggcgaaattctttataacaataataacccATAAATTGATTACcactcttgttttttgtttttcgttGAACCTTCCTGTCACACCCCTTGTTATTGGCTGGATTTATAGTTTCTTTGTCGGAAATAGGTATATCTTTATGCTGTATATGTTAAAAGACTGAGAAATATGTTTGGAGCAACTACTAAGAAGGATTGGGTGTACCAATGTGGAAACTTtgatattgaaaatatgaaacactCGAAAGTAAGAATcactgtatttttctttctttgcacGACTTgagtaaaaaatcaaaatttctaaACTGGATTTCTACTTTTGGTTAGTTCTAACCTGTTAAAATGTTTCGTGCATTATCTAGCTTACAGTTTCCATAAACCAGGTGTGACTAGTAGTTAACATGCTGGACTGCGGATCCGAAGGTCCGAGATGGGGATATAATATTTAGATTTAGGAACatatattgtgtaactttgtgcgaataTGCGAACAAATTAAACCAAACAGTTTCCATaacatatagtaataataataaacattttatttgatttatctCAGTTTAAAAGTTTTCGTAGAGGTCTCTGTAATACAGCTTGGTGAAAGAAACACCTGAATAGATTACATATTCGTTCTTTGTTTCAACAACATCCTTGACTCGTAAGTAAAGAAGGATTTAATATCCAGTGCAAGCACGGAGATAAAAACGTAACCTTATTAATAAAAGCAAGAAGGAAACAGTATTTCATGTGTAACTTTGTGAAGTAGAAACAGTACTGAGAACAAACAAAAAGAGAAGGAATACCACTTTCTTATTTAAATCTTAACAGTTGAGTGAAATGAATAGTTACTTGTGCTAACCTTCCGAAATTGTCAGCTGCCCGACCAGAGGGATGACATGTAGTGGTAAGTACCTCACCACCCACTCTTGTCTGGAAGAAAAACGCCCATTTTATTGTGGAAACAGGCTGTGAatcttaatcagtgatgacgagaccaaacgagccgtttttgcatataaaaggcTGTGAATCTTGTAATCTCATATTCATACCCTCGGAACGCTAACCAATAGGTTCTTCCCGACCCACGagtaaacagaaacaaatattagGATCTAAATCTATGGTGAAACCagaaattaaacttgtgcacagtgTTAAGGTTGTTTGGCCGTGAAAATAGGGCAAAACACAAAAGTCTCTGAAATAAGCCCTTGAATATGTCCTTCTAATGGATACCctgtcattattttttctacactcAAATAAACCTTGTATACTAGACAAATGAAACTGAAATAGAACTCGTGTTTCATCCATCAaagagcgagcatgattggtgtgacgaagaatcgaacccgcgactcttggattacgagtcgagcatcctaaccacctggccttgccgggtcGGTTAAAGAAGGAAGGATGCGGAAAATCATTGCATCCGGtattgattaattacaaacaaatcaaaccaatcatATTTGTaggaaatatgttttttttccaaatcgtCTCTTAAAACATTACCTTACTCGCTTCACATTCACGCTTTCTGTTCCATTCTAACGTGTCTAAAAACATACCATAGCAACTGTCTTATAGCACGTGTAGTAATCAATGTACTACAGAAAAGGAACCTGAACAAATCACGTGAtggaataattttataatcaGTTCCTTATAAGACGACAAATTTCCCCAACATCACACGTCTCTAGACCAAGACGTCGATAGTAAGTGTTTCTTTCCGTTGGCACTGTAGACACCAGAGAGAGCAACACGGACATCAGTGTTTTATTACTATAAAGTTTCTAGTTCCTTGTATGGATTACAGATGTATACTTTACTTTAATACATCtaaattgaatattaaatttgtaataaattttgagCATAAAAATAAACTCAACCAAACTTAGCAAATCTTGCTCAGGGCGAAAAGAAGCGAACATTTCACttataacacttttattcattGTAGACAACTCAACTAGTGCACGCGCGAAATACAAATAAAGCAACGTATATTTGGGTAGATATTCTGTGACTTTTGACTATATAACGTTACACAGGTTTATGTGATTTCTGTATATACTCACTAAAGAAGCAAAAGTTGTATAAATAACAATGTCATATAATGTCCTTTTtccttattttgttattaaatccatAGTGACCTCGTTGAATACTAATTTCACGTATTCtgctttatgtaaaattatttactaaagttgttggtttgtttgaatttcgcgtaatgctacacgagaactatctgcgctagccgtccctaatttagcagtgtaagattagcagccagtcatcatcacccaccgccaactcttgcgctactcttttaccaacgaatagtgggattggtcgtaacattataacacccccacggctgaaagggtgagcatgtttggtgtgacaggtattcgaacccgcgagcctgagattacgagtcgagtaccttaaccacctggccatgtcgggcccttacTTAAGTAATTGATCAAGTAGTTGTCATTAAATTCACAGCCACAGGTGGATATAAAAAAGCGGCAATGCGCCCTGTTTAAAGTCCTTTATGACCAGAACAAATCTCATCAGACAGTTTCTAATTACCATACTGTAATGAAGCCAGTCAACTCCTGAGTGATGGATGCTAACACACCTAGACTTACACAAACATAATTGATCATCTTTATATTAAGACTGTAATTAAATGACAACATTGTAGTAGCTGTATGCATATTATACCCATTATTAAGTACACAGAAGTTAGTTAGGCTTACTGTGTAACACGAGAATGAGTGAAAACACTACAACAATACGTGAGAAACGTTCAGCTGCCTCAGTGATCGAGTTCAATATTATGACTACATTTGCGCATGCTCACTCATTGTTTTACTGGCATACGTCTACACACGCCTCCTTTGGAATAGGTCCGCGTCAGATTAGCTTACATTAAGAAAAATGTACTCGTATTTCAAATACGTATTATTCGAGTAAAGCTGAATTATTCGGTTGGAACAACGAGTGTGTTGTGAAAAGGTGTGTACGAAGACAACCTTGGTTAGGTTTGTCACACGATCCTGTGTGGTGCTATATATCAGATCAACATGAACAGAATTCTTGATTCATTTAATGTCTGCCATAAATACCGTGAAAGTAGCATTACACTAGTCAAAGTACGTGTGTTTAGTAGGCTTTTAATAGCAGTATAACgaataaacttgaaataatttaGCGACGTACTTTACGTTTTATAGTCATTGTAACAGCTGAAAGTAGGTCAGTAAAGCTTTTAAACAGATCGTAAAGGTCAATAGTGCGCACACTCATCTTACGGTGTTCCCCTTTATGAGCATTTGTTTTGTAACATTCCATCTCCCTTATCATATTTATGTGTAAATTGTACATGTTATTTTCTCATATGAAACGTTAcgtaatagtaataatacttgaatgaaaaaatgattttgattttttttctgcaccatataataatttatatacaccTATAATCTTAGTCACGTGTCTTCCTTGGGGAGGGTGGGTCACAGTTTGTGTGTCACAGATATGTATCTGTGTAAATATTATagtaatgtttattgtttgacCATGTAACATATTCACACAGTATGAATGGTAACtgttgtttgctattaagcacaaactacaaaaagggctatccgtgctacgcccaccacggatatcgaaacccggtttttggtaGTAGAAGTCTACTGGAGGGCAGGGTatggatggatctttaccaaaaatGGTACGGTGGTTCAATAGATCCATGTAGGAGTACATACACATATCCAGTTttgggttttgttgtttttgtgagcGTTTTTACGTATGTTTTTACCACAACTTCGCCCCCTTGTTGATCAATCTTCACCAAATGTGGCATGAATGTTTTGTTGGGTCCAAGCGGAGGTTGTTACAaacttgcggtttcacattttgtgttttgcagtttgtgtgggctttgttgttgtttttaacaattacATGTAAGGAAAGCAATTCTTCGTGTCCTAAGTTAACTTTtcgttaatcatgaatttacataacttccgtccagaaGAGAGGTGCTCTAACTagtatacatgtgtatgtgtatatatataaaagccagtgtgtgtTACGTCACGCTTGATACCACGAAATGGGAGGAATcgtaaaagccaaaatgcatttatctagATACAATTTCTTGATTGCTCTTCGCCCATTACAGTTTTAGTGAGGAAAGGGGCCGTGAAACGTTGTAAGTATAATGAGTGCTGTTATAATAAGTCTAAAGACGTAGTGTGGAATCACCTTGCCTAGAGCCAAGTGTATTAACATGtattatgaaactaaaaatatcgactctgttttaaacttaattaagctatttattatatcaccaaaattatgaaataaaaagaaacctCTTTATAATTGTCTTATACATGTGAGATGAAGGTATACCATTCATTAGGTGGGAATGGCAGTTCTTGCCCTGTAATTTTTGACGGactatatattagtttgttataacttaaaaaaacaagccgaaacaaaaacgaTGCACTAATTTAAAAGATCCCAGGGTgtaagctataatgtgggattataaaatgtaccctaggctttggaggtgactgcgtaagtaggacccacattgcggtggggatacactgtctatcagtcttaaactTCATTCTTCAGTGTCACATAAGAAATAGAAGCGTAGCAATAGATGTAgtaatagaaattaggagagcgagatgtgggttctgaagcccacaacgttccacatctatatgacccttcactgcctgcataCAGTTATGGGAAGATGACTGCTTTCCAAAGTATAGAAGAAACattaattgaaatgaaaataataaaataattaattttccttcttcttaaagtaagtaatatatttttaaatcttgcTTTTTGTGAGTTCAAAATATATTAACGTAATAGTAAACCAGAGAGTATTTCCAAAGAATGGAGTTGATCACTCGTGTATCTATACAGCAGTTTGCGGATAAGCACTGTAAGCATTAGTTGCAAGTGTAACAGATGAGCCATTTTCTTTCCAGGTTGTATTTCTAATTTTCGTATCATAACAGGTTAGTAATAGTGTATGGCAGTGTTTCCCAATGCACAAGTACCTATGGTGGCACAGTAGATGGTCTTAGGTGGTACGCGGacaccttttttattttaataattatgtacctattttcatatgtattaaacaatgctgataaaaataaattttaaagtggtCATTACATAATTTGTTGACAATTAAACATTGGCTATTATTCAGAGGGCGTGCGCGTTATTTGGTCGACTCAGTGGCTTGTCGCTATTCACTGGTGTGCGGTATTAATGTCTTCACTGTTCTGAACTTAGATTTTTCTTTTGCGCTACTTAGTTTCTGTAAACTAAAATTCAGGCTTGTCCCACTGCAATTCGGCTACCAGTAACCATTTTCATCGCTGAATTTTATTCGATTATGGCTCAATACTGTCGTGATTTTTATCACACATTCTATACACAGAACCTCTGTCTTTTTCAATTTCAATAACATGTACAACGCCCTCTTTCTTAGTCGTAACGATAACAAcaaatatgtgtatgtttttgaCGTAGTTCATGTTCTCTACTTTAATGCTGCTTTTTACAGTTCGGGTTTGGTGTGGCCTAGCAGTTAGCAATTCCGAACTGTTAATTCTATGATTCTCTGTTCGCAACTTGTCGGCAcaaaaagacacacacactcaCTCTGCACTTTGGGATCGTGGATGCATCATAACATTGACTATCCGATAAGAATTAAACAAGAGTCATTGGTTGGTGCTattaactatctgccttccctcacgattatcagttcagaattagagacggctatacGCACGTAACCATTGTATAGATGTATGcaaatttctgaaacaaattttcactcctttaaataatgttctgtttcttaatccgtgatgacgagaaaacccacttgtagagaaaattatatatgtaaaaaacagctggtatggatagagaaagcactaatagaggagtgaacaacgtttcgaccttcttcggtcatcgtcaggttcacaaaaaagaaagaggtaactgaccgatagctgaccacatgtttgaaggcggttgtgtaattgagtgtaggaatgtagagggcatgttTAGATGCTAGATTATTAATATAGGtctaaaggtgttcctttgtaatggtttattttggacttgagttgttgtgtaagtaaggctttaattttgtttatgtttgttttttatttagtatttgagtgttttctatggttatgttgtgtttacttgacttgcagtgttcgaaaacgtgtgaaggtgactttttatgttctttgaatctggtttcaatttttctatttgtttctccaatatagaagtcgtgacagttatcacattgtattttataaataatgttagtgtggtgtttgtcagtgtagtttttacatagtatagacctcagttttgtgcctggtttttgaataaatttggtattaattggaatgtcatattttattactagtttttgccaaatgttggttatttgtttgctgatgtcaggaatatatggtatgcagcagtatatggtttcgtgattttttgattcgtgagatatatttacttttgttggttgatttttctttctttctaggtgtgtgcgtataatgtttttacgatttgtggaggaaacttattgatgttgatgaagtattgttttattttgtctaattcatcgttaattttatctggtgagcatagttttatggctgtgtttatttggtttcttagtatgttgagtttttgttttgtttcatgtgctgagtcccaaacgcaaaattaaagaagccttacttatacagcaactcaaacccaaaataaaccaatacaaaggaacacctttatacctatattaacaaaTATGATCCAACACATAAGCACgttctctacattcctacactctaTTATACAACTGCcttaaaacatgtggtcagctaccagtcagttacctctttctttctttgtgaacctgacgataaccgaagaaggtcaaaacgttgttcgctcctctacatagagttttctctatccataccagccgtttttacatgtataataattgTTCTGTTTCCTACTTTTCATTCATTTAAGGTATAGATAATGTGTTGCACTTGTTTACTCTATATTGTGTTTACTGaagtgattattttatattatttgttcttaTTCAGAAAATGAATCCTCTTTTCGACCATAATAAAATTTTGGTGAACTTGTTCAATCAGCAGTTTTGGTGATTCCAGTTTCGTAACAATTAAATTGAAGTGATGAATCAACAATTTCCAATGAATCTAGGGTCCATCAAGTTTCTTTCGGATTTTACATATCTTCATCAATATTCACCAGAGTTTCTCTTTTACTCATTCATCACGCTGACTAGGTTCGTGA from Tachypleus tridentatus isolate NWPU-2018 chromosome 1, ASM421037v1, whole genome shotgun sequence harbors:
- the LOC143239996 gene encoding uncharacterized protein LOC143239996 isoform X1, which produces MSSDRSLPSSSRATTSSDRGNDTQLAASTVQDREFEQKEQKINPKLSKALSTSAKSHRTSLSLYQQSRIQKELAEITLDPPPNCSLERKLLRVTVRIFLGSETDDPWCVSREFTDLQR
- the LOC143239996 gene encoding uncharacterized protein LOC143239996 isoform X2, which gives rise to MSSDRSLPSSSRATTSSDRGNDTQLAASTVQDREFEQKEQKINPKLSKALSTSAKRIQKELAEITLDPPPNCSLERKLLRVTVRIFLGSETDDPWCVSREFTDLQR